A genomic stretch from Bacteroidales bacterium includes:
- a CDS encoding TIGR04076 family protein, producing the protein MDLKIEIIEIKGNCPVYKIGDTFLLKDGYKLVSDIPLCMHSLSSLMPFYNVLRFNSPKNIGLAGVKEKNSAFIQCPDACSFTRGGSVVFKIENSDL; encoded by the coding sequence ATGGATTTAAAAATTGAAATAATTGAAATAAAAGGAAATTGTCCTGTTTATAAAATCGGAGATACATTTTTATTGAAAGATGGATATAAATTAGTATCTGATATTCCTTTATGTATGCATTCATTGTCTTCGCTTATGCCTTTTTATAATGTTTTACGTTTCAACTCGCCGAAAAATATAGGACTTGCAGGTGTTAAAGAAAAAAATTCTGCATTTATTCAATGTCCTGATGCTTGTTCGTTTACAAGAGGAGGCTCTGTTGTTTTTAAAATAGAAAATTCAGATTTATAA